One genomic segment of Microbacterium maritypicum includes these proteins:
- the hrpB gene encoding ATP-dependent helicase HrpB, which translates to MTSAAFDLATIGAGLSFAAALDELAQTLDTSTSAVVSAPPGTGKTTLVPPLLASRSTGRVIVTQPRRVAARAAVRRLAQLDGSPLGTRVGFTVRGERAVAKETRVEFVTAGVLLRRLLNDPGLQGVDAVIIDEVHERALETDLLIGLLSEVRELRDDLVLIAMSATLDAARIASVLGVDEQPAPIVDHDVPAFPLTERWAPSPAPRLDERGVTWAFLDHVARTTASAARELRRDDPTGDVLVFAPGAREVSEIARRVRDTTDSFDVRELHGRMPASEQDAVIRGRRPDEQNRIIVTTSLAESSLTVPGVRLVVDTCLARTPQRDAARGMTGLVTAAASRSSSVQRAGRGTRQGPGTVVRCIDERTYAAAPARPTPEIASSDLADAALLLACWGAPGGAGLRLIDPLPADSLADAITVLHGLGAIDDEGRATDEGRALARIPTDPRLARALRDGGPAVGARLAAEVVALVGGDLRSADSDVAQALIALRGGRTADARRWRTDADRLERLSTATPGLHSDLDGVGLVIALAFPERVARRVDRSADGATFLLASGTRAGVTGPLAAVEWLAIADVARASGRGSAGSGAIVRSAAMLTEEQMEHAASHLLTDRVEAEFVAGRLQARRERRVGAILRSSAPVRASAEEGRDAVRRTLQREGLGIFTWSAPATELRRRLALLHRELGSPWPDVSDAGLLAALDAWLAPELDALASGTPAARLELTSALRRLLPWPEAARFDELVPERLEVPTGSRIRIAYPAPDDPDARPVVAVKLQECFGWAETPRLVDGRVPVLFHLLSPAGHPLAVTDDLNSFWSGPYAQVRAEMRGRYPKHPWPEDPWATAPTRHTKNRSAR; encoded by the coding sequence ATGACGTCCGCTGCCTTCGACCTCGCCACCATCGGCGCAGGACTCTCGTTCGCAGCTGCCCTCGATGAGCTCGCCCAGACGCTCGACACGAGCACGTCAGCGGTGGTGAGCGCGCCACCAGGCACCGGCAAGACCACGCTCGTGCCGCCGCTGCTCGCCTCTCGTTCGACCGGCCGCGTCATCGTCACCCAGCCGCGTCGCGTCGCCGCCAGGGCCGCCGTGCGCCGGCTCGCACAGCTCGACGGTTCCCCGCTCGGCACTCGTGTGGGGTTCACCGTCCGAGGCGAGCGCGCGGTCGCAAAGGAGACGAGGGTCGAATTCGTCACGGCCGGCGTCCTGCTGCGGCGGCTGCTGAACGATCCCGGCCTCCAGGGCGTCGATGCGGTGATCATCGACGAGGTGCACGAGCGCGCGCTCGAGACCGACCTCCTGATCGGCCTGCTCTCGGAGGTACGCGAGCTGCGAGACGACCTCGTCCTCATCGCCATGTCGGCCACCCTCGACGCCGCGCGCATCGCCTCCGTCCTCGGCGTCGACGAGCAACCAGCCCCGATCGTCGACCACGATGTTCCCGCCTTCCCCCTCACCGAGCGCTGGGCTCCGAGCCCTGCACCGCGCCTCGACGAGCGCGGTGTCACCTGGGCGTTCCTGGATCACGTCGCGCGGACCACCGCATCCGCCGCTCGGGAGCTGCGCCGCGACGACCCCACGGGCGATGTGCTTGTCTTCGCGCCGGGCGCCCGCGAGGTGTCGGAGATCGCCCGCCGCGTCCGCGACACGACCGACTCCTTCGACGTGCGGGAGCTGCATGGTCGCATGCCCGCGTCCGAGCAGGATGCCGTGATCCGCGGGCGCCGCCCGGACGAGCAGAACCGCATCATCGTCACGACCTCGCTCGCAGAGTCCTCGCTCACCGTGCCCGGTGTGCGGCTGGTGGTCGACACCTGCCTGGCGCGCACGCCTCAGCGCGACGCGGCGCGCGGGATGACGGGGCTCGTGACCGCCGCGGCTTCCCGTTCGTCGAGCGTGCAGCGCGCCGGCCGCGGCACTCGCCAGGGACCGGGGACCGTCGTCCGCTGCATCGACGAACGCACCTACGCCGCCGCCCCCGCCCGCCCGACACCGGAGATCGCGTCGAGCGACCTGGCTGATGCGGCCCTGCTACTCGCGTGCTGGGGTGCGCCGGGCGGTGCCGGTCTGCGCCTGATCGACCCCCTGCCCGCTGACAGCCTGGCCGACGCCATCACGGTGCTGCACGGACTCGGCGCGATCGACGATGAGGGCCGCGCCACCGACGAGGGCCGCGCCCTGGCCCGCATCCCCACCGATCCGCGGCTCGCACGCGCGCTGCGTGATGGTGGCCCAGCGGTGGGCGCCCGACTCGCCGCCGAGGTCGTCGCGCTGGTGGGCGGCGACCTGCGCTCCGCGGACTCCGATGTCGCGCAGGCACTCATCGCACTGCGAGGCGGACGCACGGCGGATGCCCGTCGCTGGCGCACCGACGCGGATCGTCTCGAGCGTCTGAGCACGGCGACACCGGGGTTGCACTCCGACCTCGACGGCGTCGGCCTCGTGATCGCGCTGGCCTTCCCCGAGCGCGTCGCACGCCGCGTGGACCGCTCGGCCGACGGGGCGACTTTCCTGCTGGCATCCGGCACCCGCGCGGGAGTGACCGGCCCGCTCGCGGCGGTCGAGTGGCTGGCCATCGCCGACGTCGCGCGCGCGTCCGGGCGCGGGTCCGCCGGATCCGGGGCGATCGTCCGGTCGGCGGCGATGCTCACCGAGGAGCAGATGGAGCACGCGGCGAGCCACCTGCTCACCGACCGCGTCGAGGCAGAGTTCGTCGCAGGTCGCCTGCAGGCACGACGCGAGCGGCGCGTGGGAGCGATCCTGCGTTCCTCGGCACCGGTGCGCGCATCGGCCGAAGAGGGCCGCGACGCGGTACGACGCACGCTGCAGCGCGAGGGGCTGGGCATCTTCACGTGGTCCGCCCCGGCCACCGAGCTGCGGCGTCGTCTGGCGCTGCTGCATCGTGAACTGGGGTCGCCGTGGCCGGATGTCTCGGACGCCGGGCTGCTCGCCGCCCTCGACGCCTGGCTTGCGCCGGAGCTCGACGCACTGGCATCCGGCACTCCTGCCGCGCGACTGGAGCTGACGTCGGCGCTGCGCCGACTGCTGCCGTGGCCCGAGGCCGCGCGTTTCGACGAACTCGTGCCCGAGCGTCTGGAAGTTCCCACCGGCTCCCGCATCCGCATCGCCTACCCGGCGCCCGACGACCCTGACGCCCGGCCCGTGGTCGCGGTGAAGCTGCAGGAGTGCTTCGGGTGGGCCGAGACTCCCCGGCTGGTCGACGGGCGTGTGCCGGTGCTCTTCCATCTGCTGTCCCCCGCCGGACACCCGCTCGCGGTCACCGATGACCTGAACTCGTTCTGGTCGGGCCCGTATGCCCAGGTGCGCGCTGAGATGCGCGGCCGGTATCCGAAGCACCCGTGGCCCGAGGATCCCTGGGCCACCGCACCGACCAGGCACACCAAGAACCGCTCCGCCCGCTGA
- a CDS encoding AAA family ATPase: MDPFWDPRSKRRRQQPVVAVHPTDDAPTPGAQWPTSIPAVAQVLREGIDLDPGVTFLVGENGSGKSTIVEGVAIAYGLSPEGGSRQAKHSTRPTESPLSEWLRLQRGVGANRWGFFLRAETMHSFYTYLEENPSPRGDIAFHEMSHGESFLALLESRFDEPGFYCLDEPEAALSFSSTLALIAVLQRIVDEGGQVLCATHSPVLAALPGARILEVGDWGIRAAEWNDLELVNHWRSFLDSPPRYLRHLLD, from the coding sequence ATGGATCCGTTCTGGGACCCGCGCAGCAAGCGCCGGCGCCAGCAGCCGGTCGTCGCCGTGCATCCGACCGATGACGCGCCCACGCCCGGCGCGCAGTGGCCCACAAGCATCCCGGCCGTCGCCCAGGTGCTGCGGGAGGGTATCGATCTCGACCCCGGAGTGACATTCCTCGTCGGCGAGAACGGCAGCGGCAAGTCGACCATCGTCGAAGGGGTCGCGATCGCCTACGGATTGTCGCCCGAGGGCGGGTCGCGCCAGGCGAAGCACAGCACGCGCCCGACGGAGTCGCCGTTGTCGGAGTGGTTGCGGCTCCAGCGTGGCGTGGGTGCGAACCGGTGGGGTTTCTTCCTGCGCGCCGAGACGATGCACTCGTTCTACACGTACCTGGAAGAGAATCCCTCGCCCCGCGGCGACATCGCCTTTCACGAGATGAGCCATGGCGAGTCGTTCCTCGCGCTGCTGGAGAGCCGGTTCGATGAGCCGGGGTTCTACTGCCTCGATGAGCCCGAGGCCGCACTGTCGTTCTCCTCGACGCTCGCGCTCATCGCCGTGCTGCAGCGCATCGTCGACGAGGGCGGCCAGGTGCTATGTGCCACGCACTCTCCCGTGCTCGCCGCGTTGCCCGGGGCGCGCATCCTCGAGGTCGGTGACTGGGGCATCCGCGCCGCCGAGTGGAACGACCTCGAACTCGTGAATCACTGGCGGTCGTTCCTCGACTCGCCTCCGCGCTACCTGCGTCATCTGCTCGACTGA